Proteins encoded within one genomic window of Triticum aestivum cultivar Chinese Spring chromosome 2D, IWGSC CS RefSeq v2.1, whole genome shotgun sequence:
- the LOC123050389 gene encoding tryptophan decarboxylase 1-like has product MGSLGTNATSFSTFPDDKAAFEPLNPEDVRAYLHKAVDFISDYYTNIESMPVLPNVKPGYLQDELSASPPTYSAPFDVTMNELRTSVVPGMTHWASPNFFAFFPSTNSAAAIAGDLIASAMNTVGFTWQASPAATEMEVLALDWLAQLLRLPTTFMNRTSTGRGTGGGVILGTTSEAMLVTLVAARDAALRRSGSVGVSDIPRLAVYAADQTHSTFFKACRLAGFDPANIRSIPTGPETNYGLDPAKLLEVMQADVDAGLVPTYVCATVGTTSSNAVDPVGDVADVAAMFNAWVHVDAAYAGSACICPEFRHHLDGVERVDSISMSPHKWLLTCLDCTCLYVRDAHRLSDSLETNPEYLKNDATESGEVTDLKDMQVGVGRRFRGLKLWMVMRTYGTAKLQEHIRSDVAMAKMFEDFVRSDDRFEVVVPRNFALVCFRIKASGAMTEKDADEVNRVLMENLNKTGKAYLAHTVVGDKFVLRFAIGSSLQEERHVRSAWDLIKKTTSSIMD; this is encoded by the coding sequence ATGGGCAGCTTGGGCACCAACGCCACGTCCTTCTCCACCTTCCCCGACGACAAGGCGGCGTTCGAGCCGCTCAACCCCGAAGATGTCCGTGCATACCTCCACAAGGCCGTCGACTTCATCTCCGACTACTACACCAACATCGAGTCCATGCCTGTTCTTCCTAACGTGAAGCCAGGATACCTGCAAGATGAACTCAGCGCGTCCCCACCGACCTACTCTGCGCCATTTGACGTCACCATGAATGAGCTCAGGACCTCCGTCGTCCCCGGCATGACGCACTGGGCTAGCCCCaacttcttcgccttcttcccctcCACCAACAGCGCCGCTGCCATCGCTGGCGACCTCATTGCATCAGCCATGAACACCGTTGGATTCACGTGGCAGGCCTCACCTGCAGCCACCGAGATGGAGGTCCTTGCTCTTGACTGGCTTGCACAGCTCCTGCGCCTACCCACTACCTTCATGAATCGCACCAGCACTGGCCGTGGCACTGGCGGTGGTGTCATCCTCGGCACGACGAGCGAGGCAATGCTCGTCACGCTAGTCGCCGCCCGTGATGCAGCGCTACGTCGAAGCGGCTCGGTCGGCGTGTCTGACATCCCACGCTTGGCTGTGTACGCTGCAGACCAGACACACTCCACGTTCTTCAAGGCGTGTCGCCTCGCAGGCTTCGACCCCGCCAACATCCGCTCCATCCCTACCGGGCCGGAAACCAATTATGGGCTCGACCCGGCAAAGCTTCTGGAAGTCATGCAAGCCGATGTCGACGCTGGTCTTGTGCCAACATATGTCTGTGCGACTGTGGGCACCACGTCTTCAAACGCCGTTGACCCGGTGGGCGACGTCGCCGACGTTGCCGCCATGTTCAATGCATGGGTCCACGTCGATGCTGCCTACGCTGGCAGCGCATGTATCTGCCCGGAGTTTCGCCACCATCTCGATGGCGTCGAGCGTGTGGACTCCATTAGCATGAGCCCACACAAATGGCTTCTCACATGCCTTGATTGCACATGTCTCTACGTCCGTGATGCTCACCGACTGAGCGACTCATTGGAGACCAATCCGGAGTACCTCAAGAACGACGCTACCGAGTCCGGCGAGGTCACCGATCTTAAGGACATGCAGGTCGGCGTCGGTCGACGCTTCCGTGGGCTCAAGCTTTGGATGGTCATGCGCACCTATGGTACCGCAAAGCTCCAAGAGCACATCCGTAGTGATGTTGCCATGGCCAAGATGTTCGAAGATTTCGTCCGTTCCGATGACAGGTTTGAGGTGGTCGTACCGAGGAACTTTGCTCTTGTGTGCTTTCGGATCAAGGCAAGTGGAGCCATGACGGAGAAGGATGCTGACGAGGTCAACCGCGTGCTAATGGAGAATCTGAACAAAACTGGCAAGGCCTATCTTGCTCACACGGTGGTCGGTGACAAGTTCGTGTTGCGGTTCGCCATTGGGTCGTCATTGCAGGAGGAGAGGCATGTGAGAAGTGCTTGGGATCTCATCAAGAAGACTACGAGCAGTATCATGGATTAA